A region of Cucumis melo cultivar AY chromosome 2, USDA_Cmelo_AY_1.0, whole genome shotgun sequence DNA encodes the following proteins:
- the LOC103492363 gene encoding 12-oxophytodienoate reductase 3 codes for MAESPAGNGSATLFSPFRMGKFDLSHRVVLAPMTRCRALDGIPGAALAEYYSQRSTDGGFLISEGTSISATAAGFPHVPGIYTDEQVEAWKPVVDAVHAKGSIIFCQLWHVGRASHQVYQPGGMPPISSTSKPISKRWRILLPDGSYGTYPSPRALGTYEIEAVVEHYRHAALNAIRAGFDGIEIHSAHGYLLDQFLKDGINDRTDGYGGSLTNRSRFLLKVVQAVVSAIGSYRVGVRISPAIDHLDAMDSNPLKLGLHVVDQLNKLQQQVGGKLSYLHVTQPRYTAYGQTESGRPGSEDEEAEFMRTLRRAYEGTFICSGGFTRELGMEAIENGDADLVSYGRLFIANPDLALRFKFNAPLNKYVRKTFYTQDPVVGYTDYPFLESASGENRALSRL; via the exons ATGGCTGAATCTCCCGCTGGAAATGGAAGCGCTACACTATTCTCTCCCTTCAGGATGGGCAAGTTCGATCTCTCTCACAG AGTGGTTCTGGCGCCGATGACGAGATGTAGAGCTTTGGATGGAATTCCGGGGGCAGCGCTGGCCGAGTATTACTCTCAGAGGTCCACCGACGGAGGATTTCTGATCAGCGAAGGAACTTCCATCTCCGCCACTGCTGCTGG ATTTCCACATGTTCCTGGAATTTACACTGACGAACAAGTGGAAGCATGGAAACCAGTGGTGGATGCTGTTCATGCCAAAGGCAGCATTATTTTCTGTCAACTCTGGCATGTTGGCCGTGCTTCACACCAAG TTTATCAACCTGGTGGGATGCCACCAATTTCATCCACAAGCAAGCCCATATCGAAGAGGTGGAGAATCTTGCTTCCAGATGGCTCTTATGGCACATATCCAAGCCCACGGGCACTTGGAACCTACGAGATCGAGGCCGTGGTCGAGCACTATCGACACGCTGCATTGAATGCCATTCGAGCAG GCTTTGATGGGATTGAGATCCATTCGGCCCATGGCTACCTCCTTGACCAATTCTTAAAAGATGGTATAAATGATAGAACCGACGGATACGGTGGATCTCTCACGAACCGGTCTCGGTTCTTATTGAAGGTAGTTCAAGCAGTGGTTTCTGCCATCGGATCATATCGTGTTGGCGTTAGAATTTCGCCTGCCATTGATCACCTCGACGCAATGGATTCCAATCCTCTCAAGCTTGGACTACACGTCGTGGATCAACTCAACAAACTCCAACAACAAGTTGGTGGAAAGCTGAGTTATCTCCATGTAACTCAGCCAAGGTACACAGCCTATGGCCAAACCGAGTCAGGCAGGCCGGGAAGTGAAGACGAGGAAGCTGAGTTTATGAGGACATTGAGAAGAGCTTATGAAGGAACATTCATTTGCAGCGGCGGGTTCACTCGGGAACTAGGAATGGAAGCGATCGAGAATGGAGATGCCGACTTAGTGTCGTATGGTCGCCTTTTCATTGCCAACCCTGACTTGGCTTTGAGATTTAAGTTCAATGCACCACTGAACAAGTACGTTAGGAAGACTTTCTATACACAAGATCCTGTGGTTGGCTACACAGATTACCCTTTTCTTGAAAGTGCAAGTGGTGAAAATAGGGCTCTTTCTCGGCTTTGA
- the LOC103492533 gene encoding probable glucan endo-1,3-beta-glucosidase BG5, whose amino-acid sequence MAKLVQIIVFLMASILMPTSLVRAHDVLLGAYYGLSGNNLPPPWKVVHLCEKYNIRRIRLDIPTVDVLTAFRGSNIDLSFSVPNDMLTDMATNKALVEEWFNTYIKPFVDDFKINYIIVGDKAVPGLDNFILPVMMSLQDLLNANYFGQVKLTTLVGYNAALVSQDPPSSGVFNPTVRENMRGILKFLAEEGSALMVSVFPHRQYKSNGGMSLNYAALKETKPVVEDGELKYSNLFDAMMDAFYAAIEKETIGEVTLVVGETGWPTCGDNHEIETLDIAKQYNNKFKSHISSGKGTPRKPNVYLEGFIQSLFNENQKPEGESQCFGVFDVNMNPIYSLFW is encoded by the exons atggcgaAACTTGTCCAAATAATTGTCTTCTTAATGGCATCGATATTAATGCCCACTAGCTTGGTCAGAGCACACGATGTTCTTCTCGGCGCCTACTACGGTCTTAGTGGCAACAACTTGCCTCCACCATGGAAGGTGGTGCATCTCTGCGAAAAATACAACATTCGTCGGATCAGATTAGATATACCAACCGTGGATGTTTTGACTGCGTTTCGTGGTTCGAATATTGATCTCTCTTTTAGTGTACCAAATGACATGCTAACGGATATGGCCACAAATAAAGCTCTTGTAGAAGAGTGGTTTAATACTTACATTAAACCCTTTGTTGACGATTTCAAAATCAATTACATCATTGTTGGGGACAAGGCCGTCCCTGGCCTTGACAATTTCATATTGCCAGTCATGATGTCCCTTCAAGATCTCCTCAATGCAAACTATTTTGGACAAGTGAAGCTTACTACATTGGTCGG GTACAATGCTGCATTGGTCTCTCAAGACCCGCCATCCTCCGGCGTATTCAACCCAACCGTAAGGGAGAACATGAGAGGCATACTCAAATTCTTAGCAGAAGAAGGCTCAGCTTTGATGGTTAGCGTATTCCCGCATCGACAATATAAGTCCAATGGCGGTATGAGTTTGAACTACGCAGCATTAAAGGAGACAAAGCCAGTAGTTGAAGACGGAGAGTTGAAATATTCCAACTTGTTCGATGCAATGATGGATGCATTTTATGCAGCTATCGAAAAAGAAACGATTGGAGAAGTGACTCTTGTAGTTGGAGAAACTGGGTGGCCAACTTGCGGAGACAATCATGAAATTGAAACACTCGATATTGCCAAGCAGTACAACAACAAATTTAAGAGTCATATTTCCTCTGGCAAGGGAACTCCAAGGAAGCCAAATGTTTATCTTGAAGGTTTCATACAAAGTTTATTCAATGAAAATCAAAAACCTGAAGGAGAGTCACAATGCTTTGGGGTGTTTGATGTCAACATGAACCCTATTTATTCATTGTTTTGGTAG